The stretch of DNA TCAATGGAACGACGAATTTCATCCTGACGAAGATGACAGATGAAAAACTATCCTTTGAAGCAGTGCTGGCGGAGGCGCAGGAGCTCGGATTCGCAGAAGCTGATCCGACTTCGGACGTGGAGGGCCTGGATGCTGCCCGCAAGATGACCCTGCTGGCTAACCTGGCTTTCAAGATGCCTGTGGCATATGGGGATGTCGAAGTGGCCGGCATCACTTCCATCTCTCAGGAAGATATCGAGTTTGCGGGGAGGCTCGGTTATATCGTCAAGCTGATTGGGATTGCAGCCGCGGATGATGGGAAAGTCGAGGTGAGTGTGGAGCCGACACTGCTGCCGGAAGCACATCCACTCGCACAGGTGAAGAATGAATTCAATGCTGTCTATGTATATGGGCAGGCAGTCGGGGAGACGATGTTCTACGGGCCGGGAGCAGGCGGACTGCCGACAGCGACGGCAGTCGTATCGGATTTGATGGAAGTGGTCAAAAATATCCGGCTTGGCGTAAACGGAAAGGCTTATGTGCAGCCGCAATACAAGACTGCTTTAAAAGATGATACCGAAAAACATGCAAAGTACTTCATCAGGGTGGAAGCAGAGGACCAGACGGGTGCATTCCACGCAGTCACCAATGTGTTTGCCGGACAGGATGTCTCATTTGCGAAGATCCTGCAGCTGCCGCATACTAGCTCGAAGACAGCTGAGGTCGTCATGGTGACACACAAACACAGTAAGCAGCAAATCGAAAACAGCATACAGCAGCTGGAGCAATTGGACGTCGTGAAACGAGTCATCAGCTGCTATCGTGTAGATGGAGAGGATTGAGCAGGATGGTATGGAATGGATTATTGGAAGCTTATAAGGAGCATTTGCCGATTTCGGATGAAACACCAGCTGTCAGTCTTGGGGAGGGCAACACACCTCTTGTGAAGCTGGAGAAAATATCAGCAGCGTATGGGATTGAAGCATATGCCAAAATCGAAGGTGCGAACCCTACGGGAAGCTTCAAGGACCGCGGCATGGTGATGGCAATTGCCAAGGCAAAAGAAGCAGGGGCAAAAGCAGTCATCTGTGCCTCCACAGGGAATACTTCGGCTTCGGCAGCTGCGTATGCAGCACGTGCCGGGATGCGCTGCTTTGTCGTTATTCCGGAAGGCAAAATAGCCCAAGGCAAGCTTGCACAGGCTGTCATGTACGGAGCGGAAATCTTCTCGATAGAAGGCAACTTCGATGATGCACTGCGCGTGGTACGGAACTTGAGTGAGACGGAGCCAGTCGCGCTTGTCAATTCCGTCAATCCATATCGTCTCGAGGGGCAGAAGACAGCAGCCTTCGAGCTTTGCGAACAATTGGGACAAGCTCCTGATTATCTGTTCATTCCAGTCGGCAATGCAGGCAATATCAGTGCTTACTGGAAAGGCTTCAAAGAATATGGGCAAGAAAAAGGATTCCACCTGCCCGTACTGAAAGGCTATCAAGCAAGCGGGGCTGCACCGATCGTGCATGACCGCGTATTCGAGAATCCCGAGACCGTCGGTACAGCCATCCGTATCGGGAATCCGGCAAGCTGGCAAAAGGCGACTGCTGCCAGGGATGAATCAGGCGGGACGATCGATGAGGTGACAGATGGGCAAATCATCGCTGCTTATCAGAAAATCGCCCGCGAGGAAGGCATATTTGCGGAACCGGGATCATGCGCATCATTCGCAGGACTTTTGAAGGCACTGGAACAGGATGAGGTGGGAAAAGGTTCGAGAGTGGTCTGCGTGCTCACCGGGAATGGATTGAAGGATCCGAATACAGCGATCGAATACAGCACGATCCAGCCGCTTGTCCTCCCGAATGAAGAGAAAGTGATTGCGGACGCCATCAAGGAGCGGATGTAAATGAAGCGCTGGCAAATAAGCGTCCCGGCAAGCACGGCCAATATCGGACCTGGCTTCGATTCTGTCGGAATCGCCTTGAATCTGTATCTGGAATTGGAAGTGCAGCCGGGAGATGAGTGGGAATTCATCCCGATGTCAGATGCAGTTCAAGGTCTGCCGTCCGGCAAGGATAATATGATTTATGAAACAGCGATGTTCGCTGCCAAACGCTATGGATATGAAGAGCTGCCAGCCTGTACGGTCCGCATGAGCAGCAATATCCCGTTGGCAAGGGGGCTTGGCAGCAGTGCGACTGCCCTGGTGGCCGGGATAGAGCTGGCGGACAGCCTTTTATCGCTGCAGCTTAGCAATGAAGAAAAGCTGGAGATCGCTGTTGGTTTGGAAGGCCATCCAGACAATGCAGCCCCGTCTATTTTGGGAGGCTGCGTGATTGGATATTATGATGACAAGGTCCATTATGTTCAGGCTCCCATCAAGGATGTGCGCTTCCTGGCTGTGATCCCGCCTTTCAAGCTGGCAACAGCGGATGCCAGAGCGATCCTGCCGGAGCAGCTTCCATATAAAGAAGCGGTGAAGGCAAGCGGCATTGCCAATGTAGCGGTGGCTGCCTTGCTGCAGCAGGATTGGCAGCTGCTTGGGGAAATGATGGATAAAGATCTTTTCCACCAGCCCTACAGACAGCTGATGATCCCGCATTATGGGGAAATAGCTGATTCCTTGCAGGAGGCGGCATATGGTGTCTACTTGAGCGGAGCCGGCCCGACGATGATTGCTGTCCTGGATGAAGCAGGAGCAGATGCCATTCATGCGGATTATCAGAACAAATATCCGGACTTTGAATGGCTGCTGCTTTCCTGCGCTGCAAAAGGCAGCTGTGCAGAAGAGCTGGCCATCGAAGCGTGAGAAAAACCCACAGAAGCGATTTCTGTGGGTTTTCAGATTGAAAATAGAAAACAGCGGGGATCGATCCTACCCGCTGTTTTATGCATTGTATTAAAATACTTGCTCGATCTCACGCACACCAGGAACCTCAGCCATCAAGGCACGTTCGATTCCGGCTTTCAATGTGATCGTAGAGCTTGGGCAGTTACCGCATGCTCCCATGAGACGCAGACGCACGATACCTTCATCAACATCGACAAGCTCGACGTCGCCGCCATCACGAAGCAAGAATGGACGTAATTTATTCAGAACTTCTTGTACTTGGTTTTCCATCATCCATTTTCCCCCTTACGATTATATATACATTATAAATCCTTTCCGTCAAAAAATCCACGATGGCTAACTGAGAAATTTTATCAATTAAAAACATGTTCCAACATCCTGTTAGTTACGGTAAACTGAAGGTAACAGCTTACGAAAGGGTGGGGGAGGATGACAACCAGGATCACCGTGTACGGCGCCGATATCATTTGTGCCAGCTGCGTCAATGCACCAAGCTCAAAGGATACGTATGAATGGCTGCAGGCAGCCTTGGCAAGGAAGTTCGGGAACAAGCAGTTTCAATTCGATTATATCGACATCCATGAACCGCCGGCGGATGAAAAACACAAACAATTCGCGGCAAAGGTGATCGATGAGGATTTATTCTATCCAGTTGTACTGGTGGATGACGAGATTGCCGGAGAGGGGATCATTTCGCTCAAAGCGGTCTGCAAGGCAGTCGAGAAGTCAGCCTAGTTGTGCTCACATCCTGCATTGTGGTAGGATTATCACTTGATAGTGTTACATCCTAGAATAGGAGTGAGCGGGATGAATCCGATCATTGAATTTTGTGTGAACAATCTGGCCTCTGGCTCGCAGGAAGCCTTCGATAAGCTCGACAGCGACCCGGGTCTTGATGTGATAGAATACGGCTGTACAAGCTTTTGCGGCATTTGTGCGCAGCATTTATTTGCGCTGGTGAACGGGGAGCCGGTCACAGCTGAGACAGCGGATGAGCTTGTGGAGAATGTTTACAAGTTCATCGAAGAAAACCCGTTATTTTAATCGGCCGTGCGTCTGCTTTGGGCAGGCCATGGCTTTTTTCATAGTAGAGGAGAAGAGAGAATGGATATACCTTTTGTAAAAATGCATGGCTTGAAAAACAGTTATATTTTCGTGGATCTATTCCAATTCCAGCTGGAGGAAGAAAGCCTGGCGCCGCTTGCGATAGCTGCAGCAGACAGGGATACCGGCATCGGATCCGACGGCTTGATCCTCATCCATCCTAGTGAAACATGCGATGTCGGCATGCGCATTTTCAACCTTGATGGATCTGAAGCCATGAATTGCGGCAACGGTTTGCGCTGTGTTGCGAAATATGCTTATGAGAATAACCTGGTGGAAAGCGATACATTCACGATTCAGACAAAAGCAGGCCAGGTAGAAGCCAAAGTCCATGGAACCAGAGCACATGTGCATGAAGTGACGGTGGATATGGGCGCCCCGATCTTGCAGCGCGAACTGATTCCGATGCAAGGTGCACCTGCACAGAAGGTAGTAGCCGAAGACTTCCAGGCAGGCGAAGAACAGCTTTCGGTAACAGCAGTGAGCATGGGGAATCCGCACGCGGTATTCTTCGTCGATGCTATCGATGATGCGCCGCTTTATACGCATGGTCCCATCATTACGAATGACCCGCGGTTCCCGGAAGGAGTCAATGTGGAGTTCATCGAGATGCTTTCGGATACAGAAATGCATTTCCGCGTCTGGGAACGCGGGTCGGGTGTGACACAGGCATGCGGAACGGGTGCTTGTGCAGCAGTCGTGGCCGCCATATTGAATGGCAAAGCATCTTTCGGGGAAGAAGTGACCGTCCATCTGAGCGGCGGAGATCTGTTCATCCGCTGGGAAGAAGACGGATCTGTCTGGATGCGCGGTGCAGCCGAAAAGACAGTATCTGGGACATTCCATTGGGAGCGCGGTGCTTGAGCATCTTCATTTAGGAGCGTATACTGAAAGATAAGATAGAAAAGGGGAGGTAACCTGAATGGTGTTGAATATTACAGACAGTGCCAGCCTTCAGATCAAGGACATGCTGAAGGAAGAAGACGCAGAGACTGTCTTTCTCCGCTTTGGTGTCAAAGGCGGCGGCTGCAGCGGTCTTTCCTACAGCCTCGGTTTCGAATACGAGAAGAACGAAGAATTGGACACATTCGAAGTGGTCAACGATATCCCGGTCATCATCCGCTCCATGGATATCCCGGTAATCGACGGAACCACGATCGATTTCAAACAGAACATGATGGGCGGCGGGTTCACCATCGATAACCCGAATGCCATCGTCAGCTGCGGCTGCGGTTCGTCGTTCAAGACAGCGACGAATGCTGGTACGCCGGAGAATTGCTGATATAAAATAGTAGACCTTCCTTATCATCCACGGATGACGGGGAAGGTCTTTTCATTATGTCCTATTCTTGGAGAGCTTCTAAGATATGGTTGTTTACTTGGTAACTATTTAACAGTCCGATATGGGACACACCGTATATGCGTATATTATTCGCGCCATATAGAGTGGATAGATAGGAGCTTACAATGCGATCACTTGTCGAGTAGATGGATGTGGTATCGATGCCTTCTGGAGCGACACTCGTTGTAAGTCGATTGGCGCCGCCTAAGGTGATCAGCTTATCCACTTTATCCTTGCCGCCTTTATTCAGGATATAATAAAGGCTGTTTGCGCCGCCCATGCTATGGGCAACGATATTTACTTTGTCACTGCCTGTTTCCTCCAGTACATCATCAACGAATCTTTGGATGGCAGTGGAATTCAATTCCTGATGTCCCTGTTTGCTTGGCAAATCAATTGCATATAGCTCATCGCTCGAGTAGCCGTTTCTCTCCAAATATCTTTCGATGAAATAGAAGTTGGAGTCCGATCCAGTTAAACCGTGGACGAAGACAATAGGTGTGTTCCCTGTTGCAGCATATGCTTTCGAGGGCTGGAATTGGCCGCCCAATGTGAAGGCGATTGTAAACATGATGATCAATAGTGCAAGAAATTTCTTTTTCATTCAGGCTTCCTCCTAGTATCTATTGTTCTATTAGATTGTAATATGATTTCAGAAAAACCTGTATTGGGAAACTTGTCCATGAAATTGTCGTTTTCTTGCATGCAGAAAATGAATGATGAGGCAATATATCAACCTTCTATCTAGTTGGGGACTAATGGTATTTCCCAGTTGAAAGATGCGAGAGGGGCTTAGTATGTAATTATAGTTGATAGGGAGTTTTTAGGAGGGAATGGAATGATATCATCAGTAAAATCTTAAAATGCGTCAACAATGCATCGCGTCACGCTCGATGCATTTGAGGAATACAGATAAGCCGCGCCTCCGTTTCTGTCATTGACAGGAAAACAGTCCTAAGACCTGATGGTGCAGCGATAGAAACGGTCTTTATGACCAAAAAGGTATAACAAGCTAAAAACGCTCTTCAGTAAGACTGTTGCGCGGGTGATGAAAATGTTATACAAAAAAAGATGATTATTTTAATAAAAAACGGGTATATATCTCCTATTCACCCATACAAACAGCCGAGGGTGAAAGCATTGTTTGTACAACAAACTACATGCGAAAAATGGAGGAGAGAAGAAGATGGACAAACAAGCTAATGGCAGAGGGCGTGTCCCTCAAATCGATGATGATGGTCGAAGTTCGAAGCGGAGGCTGAGACTGATTGCTTTCATCTCTACCTTCGGAGGTTTACTATTCGGATATGATACGGGTGTCATCAATGGGGCCCTGCCTTTCATGGGACAGGAAGACCAGTTGAATCTGACGCCGTTGACAGAGGGGATGGTGGCAAGTTCCTTGCTTCTTGGAGCTGCAGTCGGTGCAGTATCCGGAGGGAAGCTTGCGGATAAGGTCGGACGCCGCCGTGTCATTTTATACTTAGCTGTCTTATTCTTTGTGGCAACTTTAGGCTGTTCTTTCGCGCCGAATACGGAGACGATGATTGTCTTCCGCGTATTGCTCGGACTCGCTGTCGGGGGTGCATCGGTAACGGTTCCTGCATACCTTGCGGAGGTTTCTCCATCTGAATCGCGCGGGAAAATGGTGACGATCAATGATTTGATGATCGTCACTGGTCAGCTGCTTGCTTATTCTTCAAACGCATTGCTTGGGAACCTATTCGGTGATACCGCCCATATTTGGCGCTATATGTTGGCGGTTGCGACATTGCCTGCGATTGTACTATGGTTCGGTATGCTCGTCATGCCGGAGAGTCCAAGATGGCTGGCTCAGCAGGGTATGCTGAAAACAGCATTTCAGATTCTCTTAAAGATCCGCCGCAAAAATCGGGCAAAGCAAGAAATGGAACAAATCAAGAAAACCGTGGCAAAAGAGCGGAGTATAGATAAAGCATCCTTTAAGGACCTGGCCATTCCATGGATCAGAAGAATCGTCCTTATCGGTTTAGGTATCGGGGTCATCCAGCAAATAACTGGTGTCAACTCCATCATGTATTATGGTACGCAGATTTTAAGTGATGCAGGATTTGGCCGGGATGCAGCATTGATAGGTAATATTGCCAATGGTGTCATTTCCGTTGCAGCTGCCATCTTCGGTATATGGTTGTTAGGCAGAGTACGCCGCAGGCCGATGCTGATAACAGGTTTCATCGGAACGACAAGCGCACTGCTTTTGATTACCATCGTGACGACTTTCTTTGAGGGGACTCCTGCACTGCCGTATTTGGTGCTGGGGCTCACTGTAACATTCCTGGCCTTCCAGCAAGGCGCGGTGTCTCCTGTCACATGGCTGATGCTGTCCGAGATCTTCCCGTCACGCATTCGCGGAATGGGGATGGGAATCGCTGTATTCTTCCACTGGATGACGAACTTCACTGTAAGTTTGACATTCCCGGTGCTGCTTAGTGCAATCGGATTATCCAGCACATTCCTCATCTTTGTCGTCCTGGGTATCGCTGCGATTATCTTTATCCATAAATGCCTCCCAGAAACAAAGAATCGTTCATTGGAGGATTTGGAACAAGATTTCCGTCAAGAGACGATTCGAAAGACGGTGCCTAATTTGAAAGAGAAAACGGAATTCACTGGAAGAGCGTAAAATGAATCCAGTCTGGAAACAGCCAATATCCTCGAATGAAAAGACGCTTGGAACTTTTCCAAGCGTCTTTTCATCATTCTTTTATATCCACCAATTCAAAGCGCTCACATACCAGCTTCATATCTTCTGCAAATTCGAGTCCTACTTTTCCAAGCTCTTCCGTAAAGAATTCCACATGGACATCTTTCCAGTATTGATATGTTCTGTCGCCTTCCCCTTCGGCAATGGCAAACTCCTCCGGGACCTCATTCATCGGCATTATTTTTACATCAGAGGTCCTGATGATAGCCAGTGGTTCATCCTTGCTGCTTAAGATGATGCTGTAATCATCAACGGAGGGCAAAGGCTCGTTTTCGAGTTCATAAAAAATCAGTCCGGAACATGTAGCTGTTTTGATACCATCCATTACCAGCTGAGCCAAGTGATCGGGATCGGCACCGAATTGCCAAGCACTGACTTTGTCTGGTTTTGGTTTGTTGCGGGACTGCCAGAATTGGTCCCAATAAGACTGTGCTGCTTCATTCATCTCTCTCTCTCCCTATCCAGAATTAGACAATTCCAAATCATTATATCATTGAGCCTATCCCCTTTGTTATAGAAAAAAATTATCCCATTCTTGTGAATGGGATTCGTCATGTGTTTATCGGATTTTATTCATTCGCTTCCGTCAGCTTTTTAAGTCCTTCCTCCAATTCTTCCAAGAAAGCAGGCATGCCATGGCCAGTCCCGGCTGCTTTTGGGTGCAGATCCTTCAGTTTCCGGATCGAGCGGTAAGCTTCCTGCTCATCCATGGTGAAGTAGCGGGGAGGACCGTTGAATTCCTTATGCTGTGTCAGTACCTTGTGCAGTGATTCCTGCTGGACAGTCGTGAATGCGTCGCCGGCAATCAACACTTTGTCTTCCGGCTGAAATAAGCTGATGTGACCTGGTGTATGTCCGGGTGTATGAATCCATTGCCATCCAGGCAGATGAGGTACTTGGTGATCAAGCGGGATGAGCCGGACGTGCCGGCTCAAATCGATGCCCGCATTCGGGAAGGTTTTGGACATTTTGGTGATCAGGCCGCCGCCAGCATTTGTATTGCCTTCCGGATAATCCAGCTGGCCGGTCAGATAAGGCAATTCCAATTCATGTGCATATACAGGTACATTCCATTCTTTCACCAGCTCCACTATACTGCCGACATGATCGAAGTGACCATGCGTAAGGATGATACAGGCTGGTGTTGCTCCTTCTCCAAACAGCTCGGCAGCTGCCTGCTTGATATTGCCTGCCGTATCGGGTACACCGGCATCGACAAGCACCCATTCTTTTGTATCTGGATTTTCGATGAAGAAGATATTGACGATCCTGTCAAGATAACCATGGACAGTCGGGGAGACCGTCGTTTCCTTTCCGCTCTTGATCGAGGCAAGCGGGATCAAGCGATGTTCGAATTCGTTTTCCATACAGCTCCTCCTTTATCGCTACTAGTCTGTGAAAGAAGGGCTTCCTTATACAAGAAGCCATAAAAAAACACCGGTTTCCTTATAGGAAACCGGTGCGGTGATTAAAACATGCTTGTGGAATGCTTCGGTTGCACACGAGCATCTGGATCGATATATGTTTTGGCATTATTGATGGCTGTCGGACCTTCGCCGAAACCAGAGGCAATCAGGTTGACCTTGCCGGGATATGTGCAAATATCTCCTGCTGCATAGATACCAGGGATATTCGTTTCTTGTTTTGTATTGACGACGATGCTGTTTTTCTCTATTTCCAGATCCCATTGCTTGATCGGGCCAAGGGAAGAGACAAAGCCATAGTTTACGAGCACTTCGTCGACATCGATCGTTTCTTTTTCTTCGCTTTTCACTTTTTGCAGGACGACTTGCTCGATACGGTCGGTACCCAGCATCTCGACGGGCGTATAAGGGGTCATGATTCTTACATTGGACTGCATAAGTCGTTCCACGCTGTGCTCATGAGCCCGGAATTCATTACGGCGATGGACGAGGATCACCTCTTTTGCAATCGGTTCGAGCATCAGGGCCCAGTCGACAGCGGAATCGCCGCCGCCTGCCAGCAATACACGTTTGCCGGCGTATTTCTGCATATTATCCACATAATAGTTCAAGTTGACACCCTCGAACTCATCACATCGTTCAACCGTCAAGCGGCGCGGCTGGAAGGCGCCATTTCCTGCGGTGATGATGATGGTCTTGGAGAAATGTACACCCTTGTCCGTTTCGATGCGGAATGTATCATCTTCCAAACGCTCGACCCTCTCGACTGACTCACCGAGTGCGATCGTCGGATCGAAGCGTTTCAGCTGTTCCATAAGGTTGTCCACCAATTCCTGTGCACGAATCTGTGGGAAGCCTGCTATATCATAGATGTATTTTTCCGGGTATAGGGCAGAAAGCTGTCCGCCGACTTGGGGAAGGCTTTCGATGATTTTGACACTTTGCTGACGCATCCCACCATAGAATGCGGTGAAAAGTCCGACTGGACCTGCACCGATGATGGTCACATCATATACTTGATCTGACATACCGGTTCCTCCTAGTATTTTTAAACGTAACAACTGGTATTTTATCATAGTTGCCGAAATATGAGTAAGAAGAAGGATTTTTATCTGTTTGGCAGTCTGCACAGTGACAGGATCTCCTTCCCTTTTTTTGGTTGATAAAAGGAAAGAAAACGTTTACCATAATATTGATGAAGGTTTTGTGACAGTTTTATGTTTTCATTTGTTTTATAAAGTGAATAGTATCACAAACAAAAAATTAATGTTCAGTCAGGTTGTTGCAAGCTTTGTAAACCCAAACTATGTTAATGGATGTGATCGAAGATGAACAAACCGAAAATTGTGATCGCAGGAGCAGGCTACGGCGGCTTGATCACGACTGTGAAACTTCAGAAACTGATTGGAGCGGACGAGGCGAGTATCACACTCGTCAACAAGCATGACTATCATTATCAAACGACTTGGCTCCATGAGAATGCAGCCGGTACAAGGCATCATGACCAGACGCGCATTGCGATCAAGGATGTGATCGATGCGAAAAAAGTCAATTTCGTCCAGGATACCGTGACGAAAATCAAACCGGATGAAAAGAAGCTGGTGATGGAGAATGGCGAGCTCTCCTATGATTATCTTGTCGTCGGACTCGGCTTTGAGCCAGCGAACTTCGGCATCGAGGGACTTCTTGATCATGCGTACATCATCCGGAGCATCAATTCCTCCCGTCTGATCCGGGAGCATATCGAGCATAATTTCGCTGTATATAATAATGAAAAAGAAAAGAAAGAAGAGCGTTTGAATATCGTCATCGGCGGGGGCGGCTTCACGGGCATCGAGTTTGCCGGAGAGCTGGCGGAACGTGTTCCCGAACTGTGCAGGGAATATGATATCGACCGGGACAAAGTGAGAGTCATCGTTATCGAAGCCGGGGCATCCGTCATGATGGGATTCGACCCGCAGCTGGTCGAGTATGCCCTGAATTCCTTGGAATCCCGAGGCATCGAATTTCAGACGAATGCCTTCCTCAAGGAAGTGAAACCCGACAGCATCGTCTATGAAAAAGCAGGCGAAAGACATACCGTGAAAACCAATACGACTGTATGGGCAGCCGGTGTCAAAGGCAATTCCATCCTTGAGGAATCCGGTTTTGAAGTGAACCGCGGCAAGGTGATGGTGACAGAGGACCTACGTGATCCGAATCATGACGATATTTTCATCGTTGGCGACTGTGCTGCCGTCATGAATGAAGAAACAGGCAAACCTTATCCTCCGACAGCGCAATTGGCTACTCAAATGGGATATAACTGCGCACAGAATCTAAAAGCACTCATTCGCAAGGAAAGCAATACGCAGAAGTTCGTTCCGGATATCAAAGGTACGCTTGCTTCCCTGGGAGGCGGGGATGCCATGGGAATCGTGATGGGCAGGAAACTTTTCGGAAAACCGGCTGATGTAATGAAGAAGGCGTCGGATAATCGTTATCTCTATCAGCTGGGCGGTGTGGGATTGGTCTTGAAAAAAGGGAAATTCAATATTTTCAGCTGAAAAAAAGCAGCCAAGCGGCTGCTTTTTGGTATAGGTAGACATCCAGTTGTCGATGCTGTTACCAGAGGTGAAGGATATGATCCTGCGTTGGTGCAAAAGAATGCTGCTTGGTACCCTCTGGCTTGCAGCTATGTATGTGACATGGAGCCAGCTGACCAATTTGACGGTGGAAGATGTCATGAAATATGAACAAAGGCAGCTTCCTGTTCACGATTCAGGACTCAAGCAGCTGCATCTGCCATCAAAATAGCAAATAGATGACAAGGGAAATGGCGATGCCGGTTAAGGCCCCGAAAAAGACTTCAATCGGCTGGTGGCCGAGCATCTCCCTGATTTCACGATTCTTTTCGAATTCTTGTTTACTGCCCCAGTTTTTTGCTTCCTCGACAAAGCGCTGGAAATCCTTCAGGAGCAAATTCAGCAGGATGGCTTGCTCGCCTGCTTGCCTTCTGACTCCGGATGCATCAAACATGATGATGATGCTAAAAACGAAGGAAGCAGCGAATAAGGGGGAGTCAAGTCCGCTTTCAAAACCAATCGAAGTGGTAAGGGCAGCAACTGCGGCCGAATGGCTGCTCGGCATTCCTCCCGTACTGAATGCTAAATCAGGCTGAAGGCGCTTATCTGCAATCGCACGGATCGGCACTTTGATTACTTGTGCGAATACAATGGCAATCAATGCACTCCATAAGGGCAGATTGTGGAACAATGACATGTGCTGCGACATCCTTTCGGGGAAAAGCTATAATATATATAATGTAATCATTATAACTAAATTTCCCTGAGAAATGTCATTTAAACGAAGTATTATATGTTACTTTACCTTTCCCGAAAGCATGGACCAATCTCGGGTAAAACAGTGCTGCAAGTATGGAGAGGCTGAAATCCTTGATCAGGAATGGAATCATGCTGATCCAGGCTGCCGAATAACTTATATCCACGCCCATCCAAAGCTGCATGGCGCCATACATATAGGTGACCCCGATAAGATAATTCACCAGCACGCCAGCGATCACCGCAACAAAAACACGAAATCGAAAGTTAGCTTTTTCCATGATGAATCCAGCAATGAAAGCAATAGGAATGAAAGACAGCAAGAAACCGCCAGTAGGCCCGGCAAAGACAGCAAAACCGCCCGAGAGATCCGCGAAAATCGGCAGCCCAGTCAAACCAAGCAATACATAACAAATCATGCTGTAGGATCCCCATTTATAGCCTAACAGCAAACTAGCCAATAATGCGAAGAATGGCTGCATGGACAACGGCACGGTTTGTCCGCCGATCGGCACAGCAAGAAAAGGCAGCCAGACCGAAATATTTGCACCGACGGTCATCAAGCCGACAAACATTGCACTTGCCGTCAATTTTCCAGTACGACTCATGAATCATCAACTCCTTGCAGAAATAGTAAACGAGGAGTGTTTAATTGTCAACCTAATTTTTATTAGGGTTTACAATTTGGGTGAAGAAAAGGCATAGAAGCCCTTCTTCTATGCCTGGATTGCTGCATCCAATGCGATTTCCATCATGTCGCTGAATGTAGTCTGACGCTCTTCGGCCGTTGTTTCTTCACCTGTCAGGATGTGATCGCTGACGGTAAGGACGGACAGAGCCTGACAATCATGCTTCGCTGCAAGTGTATAAAGGGCGGTTGTCTCCATTTCAACAGCCAAAACGTTATAATCTGCCAATTTCCCGTAGAATTCCAACGTGTTGTCCCGGTAAAAGCGATCGCTTGTAAAGACGTTACCGACACGGATATTCAAGCCTTTTGCTTGTCCAGCCTGATATGCTTTCAGCAGCAAATCAAAGTCAGCTGTAGGTGCAAAATCGACTGTGCCGAATTCCTGACGGTTGATTTGGGAATCGGAGCTGGAGGTGGATGCTAGGA from Terribacillus sp. FSL K6-0262 encodes:
- the thrB gene encoding homoserine kinase codes for the protein MKRWQISVPASTANIGPGFDSVGIALNLYLELEVQPGDEWEFIPMSDAVQGLPSGKDNMIYETAMFAAKRYGYEELPACTVRMSSNIPLARGLGSSATALVAGIELADSLLSLQLSNEEKLEIAVGLEGHPDNAAPSILGGCVIGYYDDKVHYVQAPIKDVRFLAVIPPFKLATADARAILPEQLPYKEAVKASGIANVAVAALLQQDWQLLGEMMDKDLFHQPYRQLMIPHYGEIADSLQEAAYGVYLSGAGPTMIAVLDEAGADAIHADYQNKYPDFEWLLLSCAAKGSCAEELAIEA
- the dapF gene encoding diaminopimelate epimerase, which codes for MDIPFVKMHGLKNSYIFVDLFQFQLEEESLAPLAIAAADRDTGIGSDGLILIHPSETCDVGMRIFNLDGSEAMNCGNGLRCVAKYAYENNLVESDTFTIQTKAGQVEAKVHGTRAHVHEVTVDMGAPILQRELIPMQGAPAQKVVAEDFQAGEEQLSVTAVSMGNPHAVFFVDAIDDAPLYTHGPIITNDPRFPEGVNVEFIEMLSDTEMHFRVWERGSGVTQACGTGACAAVVAAILNGKASFGEEVTVHLSGGDLFIRWEEDGSVWMRGAAEKTVSGTFHWERGA
- a CDS encoding homoserine dehydrogenase, whose translation is MKQKIQIGLCGLGTVGSGVVQILQEHQEQIRYKLGCEVEVAKILVKNKDKKREYVEDPGILTIEPADITDNPAIDIVVEVMGGLEDTYQLLERSIRNRKQIVTANKDLMAEHGDKLFALSQEFDTDIYYEASVAGGIPILRSLSDGLASDKIQKVMGIVNGTTNFILTKMTDEKLSFEAVLAEAQELGFAEADPTSDVEGLDAARKMTLLANLAFKMPVAYGDVEVAGITSISQEDIEFAGRLGYIVKLIGIAAADDGKVEVSVEPTLLPEAHPLAQVKNEFNAVYVYGQAVGETMFYGPGAGGLPTATAVVSDLMEVVKNIRLGVNGKAYVQPQYKTALKDDTEKHAKYFIRVEAEDQTGAFHAVTNVFAGQDVSFAKILQLPHTSSKTAEVVMVTHKHSKQQIENSIQQLEQLDVVKRVISCYRVDGED
- a CDS encoding YuzB family protein; translation: MNPIIEFCVNNLASGSQEAFDKLDSDPGLDVIEYGCTSFCGICAQHLFALVNGEPVTAETADELVENVYKFIEENPLF
- the thrC gene encoding threonine synthase, with protein sequence MVWNGLLEAYKEHLPISDETPAVSLGEGNTPLVKLEKISAAYGIEAYAKIEGANPTGSFKDRGMVMAIAKAKEAGAKAVICASTGNTSASAAAYAARAGMRCFVVIPEGKIAQGKLAQAVMYGAEIFSIEGNFDDALRVVRNLSETEPVALVNSVNPYRLEGQKTAAFELCEQLGQAPDYLFIPVGNAGNISAYWKGFKEYGQEKGFHLPVLKGYQASGAAPIVHDRVFENPETVGTAIRIGNPASWQKATAARDESGGTIDEVTDGQIIAAYQKIAREEGIFAEPGSCASFAGLLKALEQDEVGKGSRVVCVLTGNGLKDPNTAIEYSTIQPLVLPNEEKVIADAIKERM
- a CDS encoding iron-sulfur cluster assembly accessory protein, with amino-acid sequence MVLNITDSASLQIKDMLKEEDAETVFLRFGVKGGGCSGLSYSLGFEYEKNEELDTFEVVNDIPVIIRSMDIPVIDGTTIDFKQNMMGGGFTIDNPNAIVSCGCGSSFKTATNAGTPENC
- a CDS encoding YuzD family protein gives rise to the protein MTTRITVYGADIICASCVNAPSSKDTYEWLQAALARKFGNKQFQFDYIDIHEPPADEKHKQFAAKVIDEDLFYPVVLVDDEIAGEGIISLKAVCKAVEKSA
- a CDS encoding NifU family protein gives rise to the protein MMENQVQEVLNKLRPFLLRDGGDVELVDVDEGIVRLRLMGACGNCPSSTITLKAGIERALMAEVPGVREIEQVF